The following proteins come from a genomic window of Natronosalvus vescus:
- a CDS encoding NADH-quinone oxidoreductase subunit B — MSNEPTQQIYDSTAPSTDDRDARMGAGVDARMNSKLREAFGSSPFILTKFDQFMNWVRGSSMFMLQFGIACCSIEMIHTYAIKHDLDRFGAGVPRASPRQADVIIVPGTIVSKFGPRMKRVYDQMPEPKFVIGMGSCTISGGPFQEGYNVVKGAEEIIPVDIHVPGCPPRPEALIYGVAKLQERIANGESSPVVVKPYELEQFGDLPRDELVQKLADQIDEDDLVMRYNWADSP, encoded by the coding sequence ATGAGTAACGAACCAACCCAACAAATCTACGATAGTACCGCTCCCTCGACGGACGACCGTGACGCCCGGATGGGAGCCGGCGTCGACGCCCGGATGAACTCGAAACTTCGGGAGGCGTTCGGATCGTCGCCGTTCATCCTCACCAAGTTCGATCAGTTCATGAACTGGGTGCGCGGATCGTCGATGTTCATGCTGCAGTTCGGGATCGCCTGTTGCAGCATCGAAATGATTCACACGTACGCGATCAAACACGACCTCGACCGGTTCGGGGCCGGTGTCCCGCGTGCATCACCGCGACAGGCCGACGTGATTATCGTCCCCGGGACGATCGTCTCGAAGTTCGGCCCGCGGATGAAACGCGTCTACGACCAGATGCCCGAACCGAAGTTCGTCATCGGCATGGGGTCGTGTACGATCTCGGGCGGCCCGTTCCAGGAGGGATACAACGTCGTCAAGGGGGCAGAGGAGATCATCCCGGTCGACATCCACGTTCCCGGTTGCCCGCCACGACCGGAGGCGCTCATCTACGGCGTCGCCAAACTCCAGGAGCGAATCGCCAACGGCGAGTCCTCGCCGGTCGTCGTCAAGCCGTACGAACTCGAGCAGTTCGGCGACCTACCACGGGACGAGTTAGTGCAAAAGTTGGCCGACCAGATCGACGAGGACGACCTCGTCATGCGCTACAACTGGGCTGATTCACCATGA
- a CDS encoding NADH-quinone oxidoreductase subunit D, translated as MSTGLEPTPADLEVTESELEALIGDRALARDDHKNAPGFVIRPDDVQDVLFDLRDQAGFDYLSCVTAQQYEDRYESIYHLKKYADPTQEVSVVVPTSTDNPVSQTAEPVYRAADWAERENFDLVGIDYEGHPDPRRILLPETWQGHPLSHDYNQEKPQIVTLAEHANPLQADQRDSETDTMFLNIGPHHPATHGVLHVKAVLDGETVVDVDPDIGYLHRCEEQMCQQGTYRHQIMPYPDRWDYVSAGLLNEWAYARAVEDLADIEVPEYAQVIRTMGAELCRIAAHMLALGTFALDVFGDFTAVFQYAFRDREVVQDILEDLTGQRLMFNYFRLGGVAWDLPEPREEFFEKTRDFLDDLPAKISEYEDLIVTNEIFQIRCVDTGILEPEVAKSYGATGPTARGSGIDVDLRRDDPYGYYENLEWDVITEDGMDNYSRVLVRMGEVEESAKIIEQCIDLLEDWPEDDREIQSNVPRTLKPPADTEVYRGVEAAKGELGIYIRSDGTDKPGRFKIRSPCFHNLSTLGEMTRGEYIPDLIASLGSLDIVLGEVDR; from the coding sequence ATGAGCACGGGACTCGAACCCACGCCGGCAGATCTCGAAGTCACCGAGAGCGAACTCGAGGCGCTGATCGGCGATCGTGCGCTCGCGCGTGACGATCACAAGAACGCCCCTGGATTCGTGATCCGTCCGGACGACGTTCAGGACGTGCTGTTCGACCTGCGCGATCAGGCTGGCTTCGATTACCTCTCCTGTGTCACCGCACAGCAGTACGAGGATCGCTACGAGTCGATCTACCACCTGAAGAAGTACGCCGACCCGACCCAGGAAGTCAGCGTCGTCGTGCCGACGTCGACCGATAACCCGGTCAGCCAGACGGCCGAACCCGTCTACCGGGCGGCCGACTGGGCAGAACGGGAGAACTTCGACCTCGTCGGAATCGACTACGAGGGACACCCCGATCCACGGCGCATCCTCCTTCCTGAGACCTGGCAGGGTCATCCGCTCTCGCACGATTACAACCAGGAGAAACCACAGATCGTCACGCTGGCAGAACACGCGAACCCGCTCCAGGCCGACCAGCGCGATTCGGAGACGGACACGATGTTCCTCAACATCGGGCCACACCACCCGGCCACGCACGGTGTGCTCCACGTCAAGGCGGTGCTCGACGGCGAGACCGTCGTCGACGTCGACCCCGACATCGGCTATCTCCACCGCTGTGAGGAGCAGATGTGCCAGCAGGGCACCTACCGACACCAGATTATGCCGTACCCCGACCGCTGGGACTACGTCTCCGCCGGGCTGCTCAACGAGTGGGCTTACGCCCGTGCGGTCGAGGATCTCGCGGACATCGAGGTTCCCGAGTACGCCCAGGTCATCCGGACGATGGGTGCCGAACTGTGCCGAATCGCCGCGCACATGCTGGCGCTCGGGACGTTCGCGCTGGACGTCTTCGGCGACTTCACCGCCGTCTTCCAGTACGCCTTCCGCGACCGTGAGGTCGTCCAGGACATCCTCGAGGATCTCACCGGCCAGCGGCTCATGTTCAACTACTTCCGGCTGGGCGGGGTCGCCTGGGATCTGCCCGAGCCCCGCGAGGAGTTCTTCGAGAAGACGCGTGATTTCCTCGATGATCTGCCGGCGAAAATTTCCGAGTACGAGGATCTGATCGTCACAAACGAAATCTTCCAGATCCGCTGTGTCGACACCGGGATCCTCGAGCCCGAAGTCGCGAAATCCTACGGCGCGACCGGCCCGACCGCTCGTGGATCGGGCATCGACGTCGACCTCCGACGGGACGACCCGTACGGCTACTACGAGAACCTAGAGTGGGACGTCATTACCGAAGACGGGATGGACAACTACTCGCGAGTGCTCGTGCGCATGGGCGAGGTCGAAGAGAGCGCCAAGATCATCGAGCAGTGTATCGACCTGCTCGAGGACTGGCCCGAGGACGACCGCGAGATCCAGAGCAACGTCCCGCGGACGCTCAAGCCGCCAGCCGACACGGAAGTCTACCGCGGCGTCGAGGCCGCAAAGGGCGAACTCGGCATCTACATCCGATCGGACGGGACGGACAAGCCCGGCCGGTTCAAGATCCGCAGTCCGTGTTTCCACAACCTCTCGACGCTGGGTGAGATGACTCGCGGCGAGTACATCCCCGACCTGATCGCTTCGCTTGGAAGCCTCGACATCGTGCTTGGGGAGGTGGATCGATGA
- a CDS encoding complex I subunit 1/NuoH family protein → MTGALEFPLQDGPVLLPERLGELTGLNNLGFGGELIATFIAAFIVGNLMLAMTGVAGPWAKRKITAAFTDRIAVNRVGPFGLLIIVADAVRLLAKENIIPENVDRPAYDLAPIVVAASAMLGFAVIPMGSGIHLADPEVGLAYVFAVAGIASVGLVMAGYSSANKYSLLGGLRAVAQNVAYEIPLVVTGMSVVIFAGTLQMSEIVAAQAETLISIGGFDIPMWYAFVNPFAFVLFLAANFAEIGRNPFDTPEAPTEIVAGYQTEYSSVYFVLIYLGEFLHIFLGGAIIATIFLGGPAGPGPAELGILWFLVKIWAVFLLTQWLRSALPRVRIDQLIEIGWKGMLVLAFANLVLTALIVGLLEADLTLTMVIFA, encoded by the coding sequence ATGACCGGGGCGCTCGAGTTCCCGCTTCAGGACGGGCCGGTTTTGCTTCCAGAACGACTCGGCGAACTGACCGGTCTCAACAACCTCGGATTTGGCGGTGAACTCATCGCGACGTTCATCGCGGCGTTCATCGTCGGTAATCTGATGCTGGCGATGACTGGCGTCGCCGGCCCCTGGGCGAAACGAAAGATTACGGCTGCCTTTACCGACCGGATTGCAGTCAACCGTGTCGGTCCGTTCGGGCTGTTGATCATCGTGGCCGACGCCGTTCGACTGCTCGCAAAGGAGAACATCATCCCGGAAAACGTCGATAGACCGGCCTACGACCTCGCGCCGATCGTCGTCGCGGCGTCGGCGATGCTCGGATTCGCCGTCATCCCGATGGGATCGGGCATCCACCTCGCCGACCCCGAAGTCGGTCTGGCGTACGTCTTCGCCGTTGCCGGTATTGCGAGCGTTGGACTGGTCATGGCCGGCTACTCCTCGGCGAACAAGTACTCGCTGCTCGGCGGGCTGCGCGCGGTCGCCCAGAACGTCGCTTACGAGATCCCGCTCGTCGTGACGGGGATGTCCGTCGTCATCTTCGCGGGCACCCTCCAGATGAGCGAGATCGTTGCCGCACAGGCGGAAACGCTGATTTCAATCGGCGGCTTCGACATCCCGATGTGGTACGCGTTCGTCAACCCGTTCGCGTTCGTCCTGTTCCTCGCGGCGAACTTCGCCGAGATTGGACGGAACCCGTTTGACACGCCGGAGGCACCGACCGAAATCGTTGCCGGCTATCAGACGGAGTACTCGAGCGTCTACTTCGTCCTGATCTACCTCGGTGAGTTCTTACACATCTTCCTCGGCGGGGCGATCATCGCGACGATCTTCCTCGGCGGGCCGGCCGGTCCCGGCCCGGCTGAACTGGGTATTCTCTGGTTCCTCGTGAAGATCTGGGCGGTCTTCTTGCTCACCCAGTGGCTCCGCTCGGCGCTCCCCCGCGTCAGAATCGATCAACTCATCGAGATCGGCTGGAAGGGAATGCTCGTCCTCGCGTTCGCGAACCTCGTCCTGACGGCCCTCATCGTGGGGCTGCTCGAGGCCGATCTCACGCTCACGATGGTGATCTTCGCATGA
- a CDS encoding NuoI/complex I 23 kDa subunit family protein — translation MIGLLKSMAVTMKHALDGNTFTVEYPETTPDVSPRFRGVHKFSQERCIWCRQCENVCPNDTIQIVTDDQRNGEQYNLHIGQCIYCRLCEEVCPVDAILLTQNFEFTGDTKHDLVYNKEQLKAVPWYKDIDPLESREPDRGGWIGEGEGEVDYQ, via the coding sequence ATGATCGGACTCCTCAAATCGATGGCGGTAACGATGAAACACGCACTGGACGGCAACACGTTCACGGTGGAGTATCCGGAGACGACTCCGGACGTCTCGCCGCGATTCCGTGGGGTTCACAAGTTCAGCCAGGAGCGCTGTATCTGGTGTCGTCAGTGTGAGAACGTCTGTCCAAACGACACGATCCAGATCGTGACGGACGATCAGCGCAACGGCGAACAGTACAATCTCCACATCGGGCAGTGCATCTACTGCCGACTGTGTGAGGAAGTCTGTCCCGTCGACGCCATCTTGCTCACCCAGAACTTCGAGTTCACGGGCGATACGAAACACGACCTCGTCTACAACAAAGAACAGCTGAAAGCGGTACCGTGGTACAAGGACATCGATCCGCTCGAGTCCCGTGAACCGGATCGCGGCGGCTGGATCGGCGAGGGAGAAGGAGAGGTCGACTACCAGTAA
- a CDS encoding NADH-quinone oxidoreductase subunit J produces MTYELIAFALFAVVTLGSAVGVVLLQDPWHSALLLGVSLTSVAVYYVMLAAEFVAMMQILVYVGGVLILITFAVMLTQTEEPDEEVSRA; encoded by the coding sequence ATGACATACGAGCTGATCGCGTTCGCGCTGTTCGCCGTCGTTACGCTGGGCAGTGCGGTCGGCGTCGTGCTCTTGCAAGATCCGTGGCATTCGGCGCTCTTGCTGGGCGTGTCGCTGACGAGCGTCGCGGTCTATTACGTGATGCTGGCGGCCGAGTTCGTCGCCATGATGCAGATTCTCGTCTACGTGGGCGGGGTTCTCATCTTGATCACGTTCGCCGTGATGCTGACGCAAACGGAGGAACCGGACGAGGAGGTGAGTCGGGCATGA
- the nuoK gene encoding NADH-quinone oxidoreductase subunit NuoK codes for MSVGIEHYVLLSLALFCIGLFGVLTRRNALMFLMSVELMLNAANINLIAFAFYHGNLTGQVFALFTMALAAAEVAVGLGIILVLYRNFRDVDVTVPSEMRW; via the coding sequence ATGAGCGTCGGCATCGAACACTACGTCCTGCTGTCGCTGGCCCTGTTCTGTATCGGGCTGTTCGGCGTTCTGACGCGACGAAACGCACTGATGTTCCTGATGTCCGTCGAGTTGATGCTCAACGCGGCGAACATCAATCTGATCGCGTTCGCGTTCTATCACGGCAACCTCACCGGCCAGGTGTTCGCCCTCTTTACGATGGCGCTGGCTGCGGCCGAGGTTGCCGTCGGACTCGGGATCATCCTGGTGTTGTACCGTAACTTCCGTGACGTCGACGTCACGGTTCCATCGGAGATGAGGTGGTAA
- the nuoL gene encoding NADH-quinone oxidoreductase subunit L, whose protein sequence is METAFELAPAIVLLPLAAFVVALLFGDYMPKKGAFAGIIATAGSLALSLFVLAAVAAGGEFQETYFTWAVGDAVSETGESMIEFTFGILLDPLSALMLVIVSLIAFLVHVFSLGYMNDEGETGLRRYYAELGLFTFSMLAFVVADNLLMAFMFFELVGLCSYLLIGFWFRTESAPSAAKKAFLVTRFGDYFFLLGVVAIGATFGTLAFQGDGSFVAAAGEAIDNGETLFGFGAETWVTITGLLVLGGVIGKSAQFPLHTWLPDAMEGPTTVSALIHAATMVAAGVYLVARMFGYYALSPTALAIIAFVGGFTALFAATMGVVKDDIKQVLAYSTISQYGYMMLGLGVGGYVAGVFHLMNHAFFKALLFLGAGAVIVLMHHEQDMWKMGGLKDKAPVVYYTFLAGALALAGIVPFSGFWSKDEILFDAIIVGLNEPIILAAYAMGLLAVFFTGFYTFRMVFLTFHGEPRTDAARDPHPVGWNIKFPLLTLGVLALVAGIANLAPVYKLTGIELTYLEFWLDGQYGGFADLTYSEYSDTTHYEAAYIAGSETVTLLVAAGLGLGLAVAGAVFAMVLYNVPEPVAHTENLGSARTVLRSNYYQDEYQVWIATHLTLPLARAADRFDQTVIDGVVNGVSSVSLFGSGRMTRLQSGVVTNYAALIIAGFIALLVVLGVLGGWFV, encoded by the coding sequence ATGGAAACTGCATTTGAGTTGGCACCGGCGATCGTTCTCCTGCCGCTCGCGGCGTTCGTCGTCGCCCTGCTCTTTGGCGACTACATGCCGAAGAAAGGCGCGTTCGCCGGGATCATTGCGACCGCGGGGTCGCTCGCACTGTCGTTATTCGTGCTCGCGGCGGTCGCGGCCGGCGGGGAGTTTCAGGAGACGTACTTCACGTGGGCGGTCGGTGACGCGGTAAGTGAAACCGGCGAGAGCATGATCGAGTTCACCTTCGGTATCTTGCTCGATCCGCTCTCGGCGCTGATGCTCGTTATCGTGTCGCTGATCGCGTTCCTCGTGCACGTGTTCAGTCTCGGCTACATGAACGACGAAGGCGAAACCGGGCTGCGGCGGTACTACGCCGAACTCGGCCTGTTTACGTTCAGCATGCTCGCGTTTGTCGTCGCCGACAACCTGCTGATGGCGTTTATGTTCTTCGAGCTGGTCGGGCTCTGTTCGTACTTGCTCATCGGGTTCTGGTTCCGCACCGAATCCGCGCCATCGGCCGCGAAGAAGGCGTTCCTGGTCACCCGCTTCGGTGACTACTTCTTCCTGCTCGGGGTCGTCGCCATCGGCGCGACCTTCGGCACGCTCGCCTTCCAGGGCGACGGCTCGTTCGTCGCCGCTGCCGGCGAGGCAATCGACAACGGTGAGACCCTGTTCGGCTTCGGTGCCGAAACCTGGGTCACCATCACCGGCTTGCTGGTGCTGGGCGGTGTGATTGGCAAATCCGCTCAGTTCCCGCTTCACACCTGGCTGCCGGACGCGATGGAAGGCCCGACCACGGTGTCGGCGCTGATCCACGCCGCGACGATGGTCGCCGCCGGTGTCTACCTCGTCGCCCGGATGTTCGGCTACTACGCGCTCAGCCCGACGGCGCTCGCGATCATCGCGTTCGTCGGCGGGTTCACCGCGCTGTTCGCCGCAACGATGGGCGTCGTCAAAGACGACATCAAACAGGTGCTCGCGTACTCGACGATCAGCCAGTACGGCTACATGATGCTCGGCCTGGGCGTCGGCGGTTACGTCGCCGGGGTCTTCCACCTGATGAACCACGCCTTCTTCAAGGCGCTGTTGTTCCTCGGGGCGGGTGCCGTCATCGTGCTCATGCACCACGAACAGGACATGTGGAAGATGGGCGGGCTCAAGGACAAAGCACCCGTCGTCTACTACACGTTCCTCGCCGGTGCGCTCGCGCTCGCCGGCATCGTTCCGTTCTCGGGCTTCTGGTCGAAAGACGAGATCCTGTTCGACGCGATTATCGTCGGCCTGAACGAGCCGATCATCCTCGCCGCGTACGCGATGGGGCTGCTCGCCGTCTTCTTCACCGGCTTCTACACCTTCCGGATGGTCTTCCTGACCTTCCACGGTGAGCCACGAACCGACGCCGCGCGCGATCCACACCCCGTCGGCTGGAACATCAAGTTCCCGCTGCTCACGCTGGGTGTGCTCGCACTCGTCGCCGGTATCGCCAACCTCGCGCCGGTGTACAAGTTAACCGGGATCGAACTCACCTACCTCGAGTTTTGGCTCGACGGGCAGTACGGCGGGTTCGCCGACCTGACCTACAGCGAGTACAGCGACACGACGCACTACGAGGCGGCGTACATCGCTGGCTCCGAGACGGTGACGCTACTGGTCGCTGCCGGGCTCGGGCTCGGATTGGCCGTCGCCGGTGCCGTCTTCGCGATGGTGCTCTACAACGTGCCAGAGCCCGTTGCCCACACCGAGAACCTGGGCAGCGCTCGTACCGTCCTGCGCAGCAACTACTACCAGGACGAGTATCAGGTCTGGATCGCCACGCACCTGACGCTCCCGCTGGCTCGAGCCGCCGACCGGTTCGACCAGACGGTTATCGACGGCGTCGTCAACGGCGTCTCGAGCGTGAGCCTCTTCGGTAGCGGCCGGATGACGCGGTTGCAGTCGGGTGTCGTGACGAACTACGCGGCACTCATTATCGCCGGGTTCATCGCCTTGCTTGTCGTGCTCGGCGTCCTCGGAGGGTGGTTCGTATGA
- a CDS encoding complex I subunit 4 family protein, translating to MMIETLLAVTFAGALVTFLAPNRIAGKLAFAISLIPAGLSLWLYTAFDGSGNALVDGGELAFESQTTWIQLGAYEISWYVGLDGISLPLVVLTTVLTTLAIMSSWTPIDMRQSQFYGLILFIEANLIGVFAALDFFVWFIFWEAVLIPMYLLIGVWGGPRRKYAAIKFFIYTNVASLLMFGAFITLVFSLDVTSFALPEITQAMLDGGPESFAGIAGSTIASLVFIAMFIGFAVKVPVVPFHTWLPDAHVEAPTPASVLLAGVLLKMGTYALLRFNFTMFPDQVAAYAIPIAAIAVISVIYGAMLALAQTDLKRIVAYSSVSSMGYVILGLIAFTHFGVGGATFQMVSHGLISGLMFMAVGVIYNATHTRMVTDMSGMADKMPIAVGILIAGAFGYMGLPLMSGFAAEYFIFFGAFGSEVLAYAPLFTALAMFGIVIVAGYLLFAMQRTLFGPYRLETDYEVTRAPLHDVAPMFVLLGLIIALGVAPELIFEMILDAVDPILATGGGA from the coding sequence ATGATGATCGAGACGCTCCTTGCAGTCACGTTCGCGGGCGCGCTGGTGACGTTCCTCGCGCCCAACCGTATCGCCGGCAAACTAGCCTTCGCCATCAGTCTGATCCCGGCTGGGCTCTCGCTGTGGCTGTACACGGCGTTCGACGGCAGCGGCAACGCACTCGTCGATGGCGGCGAACTCGCCTTCGAATCCCAGACGACGTGGATCCAACTCGGCGCCTACGAGATTTCGTGGTACGTCGGTCTCGACGGCATCAGCCTGCCGCTGGTCGTGCTGACGACGGTGCTCACGACGCTCGCGATCATGAGTTCGTGGACCCCGATCGACATGCGCCAGTCGCAGTTCTACGGGCTGATCCTGTTCATCGAGGCGAACCTGATCGGCGTGTTCGCGGCACTGGACTTCTTCGTCTGGTTCATCTTCTGGGAGGCCGTCCTCATCCCGATGTATCTGTTGATCGGGGTCTGGGGCGGCCCGCGACGGAAGTACGCCGCGATCAAGTTCTTCATCTACACGAACGTCGCGTCGCTGCTGATGTTCGGTGCGTTCATCACGCTGGTCTTCAGCCTCGACGTGACCTCGTTCGCGCTACCCGAGATCACCCAGGCGATGCTCGACGGCGGCCCAGAGAGCTTCGCCGGCATCGCCGGATCCACGATCGCCTCGCTGGTGTTCATCGCGATGTTCATCGGCTTTGCTGTCAAGGTTCCCGTGGTGCCGTTCCACACCTGGCTGCCGGACGCCCACGTCGAGGCCCCGACGCCCGCGTCGGTGCTGCTGGCAGGCGTCCTGCTGAAGATGGGTACCTACGCCCTGCTCCGGTTCAACTTCACGATGTTCCCGGATCAGGTCGCAGCCTACGCGATACCGATCGCAGCCATCGCCGTCATCAGCGTCATCTACGGAGCGATGTTGGCGCTGGCGCAGACCGACCTCAAGCGGATCGTCGCCTACTCGTCGGTGTCGTCGATGGGGTACGTGATCCTCGGATTGATCGCGTTCACTCACTTCGGCGTCGGTGGGGCGACGTTCCAGATGGTTTCCCACGGCCTCATTTCGGGGCTGATGTTCATGGCCGTCGGCGTCATCTACAACGCCACACACACCCGGATGGTCACCGACATGTCCGGGATGGCCGATAAGATGCCCATCGCCGTCGGCATCCTCATCGCCGGTGCGTTCGGCTACATGGGGCTGCCGCTGATGAGCGGGTTCGCCGCGGAGTACTTCATCTTCTTCGGGGCTTTCGGCTCCGAGGTGCTGGCGTACGCACCGCTGTTTACCGCGCTCGCGATGTTCGGCATCGTGATCGTCGCGGGCTACCTGCTGTTCGCGATGCAGCGGACGCTGTTTGGCCCGTACCGGCTCGAGACCGACTACGAGGTCACTCGAGCGCCGCTGCACGACGTCGCGCCGATGTTCGTCCTCCTCGGACTGATCATCGCCCTCGGCGTCGCACCGGAGTTGATCTTCGAAATGATCCTTGATGCAGTTGATCCGATCCTCGCGACTGGAGGTGGTGCCTGA
- a CDS encoding NADH-quinone oxidoreductase subunit N yields the protein MADPFALPEWMALAPPLTLALTALVLFGYDSINPKSTNRPVLAGIAAVGALVSLAAAVWFILAGTGAENADAGYDLWFVVGEAQAGTGAIDLFGGQLIVDQMALFFMVVVAVVTALVAIASYDYMAGHTYQAEYYSLLLLAATGMSTMAAANSLVTIFIALELASLPSYALVAILKDNRGSVEAGLKYFLIGALSSAIFVYGISLVYGATGHLQLEAIAETLAAGEADAYGGILGLGILMLIGGFAFKTASVPFHFWAPEAYEGAPAPISAFLSSASKAAGFVILFRVFTTAFPLEVTTDVIGLEWTHAFIILAIVTMTVGNFAAATQQNVKRMLAYSSVGHAGYALIGLAGLTVDGGELVLGAAMMHLLVYGFMNTGAFLFVALAEYWGVGRTFEDYNGLATRAPIACTALAIFMFSLAGIPPFGGFWSKYFLFTGALEAAAVNSAMLAVAAALVINSALSLYYYSRLVKAVWINDPVADFERELAGSPTGLYAAIVFAAVMTVVLLPGFGPVADLAIDAASAVIVS from the coding sequence ATGGCTGACCCGTTCGCGCTCCCAGAGTGGATGGCGCTCGCGCCACCGCTCACGCTCGCGCTGACGGCACTGGTGTTGTTCGGCTACGACAGCATCAATCCGAAGTCGACGAATCGCCCCGTCCTCGCGGGCATCGCGGCTGTCGGGGCTCTAGTGTCGCTCGCCGCCGCGGTCTGGTTCATCCTGGCCGGCACGGGTGCCGAAAACGCCGACGCTGGCTACGACCTGTGGTTCGTCGTCGGCGAGGCCCAGGCCGGCACCGGCGCGATCGACCTCTTCGGCGGCCAGCTGATCGTCGATCAGATGGCGCTGTTCTTCATGGTCGTCGTCGCCGTCGTCACCGCGCTGGTGGCGATCGCGAGCTACGACTACATGGCCGGACACACCTACCAGGCCGAGTACTACTCGCTGCTCTTGCTCGCGGCGACCGGGATGTCGACGATGGCGGCGGCCAACAGCCTCGTCACCATCTTCATCGCGCTCGAGCTCGCCAGCCTGCCGTCGTACGCGCTGGTGGCGATCCTCAAGGACAACCGCGGAAGCGTCGAAGCCGGGCTGAAGTACTTCCTGATCGGTGCGCTCTCCTCGGCAATCTTCGTCTACGGGATCAGCCTCGTCTACGGTGCCACTGGGCACCTGCAACTCGAGGCCATCGCCGAGACCCTCGCCGCCGGCGAGGCCGATGCCTACGGTGGCATCCTCGGCCTGGGCATCCTGATGCTCATCGGTGGCTTCGCGTTCAAGACCGCGAGCGTGCCGTTCCACTTCTGGGCACCAGAGGCCTACGAGGGCGCGCCGGCACCGATCTCGGCGTTCCTCTCCTCGGCCTCGAAGGCGGCCGGCTTCGTGATCCTCTTCCGGGTTTTCACGACGGCGTTCCCGCTCGAGGTCACGACCGACGTCATCGGTCTCGAGTGGACGCACGCGTTCATCATCCTGGCTATCGTCACGATGACGGTCGGGAACTTCGCCGCGGCGACCCAGCAGAACGTCAAGCGGATGCTCGCGTACTCCTCGGTCGGGCACGCTGGCTACGCGTTGATTGGCCTGGCCGGGCTCACCGTCGACGGCGGTGAACTCGTCCTCGGTGCCGCGATGATGCACCTGCTGGTCTACGGCTTCATGAACACCGGTGCGTTCCTGTTCGTCGCCCTGGCGGAGTACTGGGGTGTCGGACGCACCTTCGAGGACTACAACGGCCTGGCGACACGGGCACCGATCGCCTGTACCGCGCTGGCGATCTTCATGTTCAGCCTCGCCGGCATCCCGCCGTTCGGTGGCTTCTGGAGCAAGTACTTCCTGTTCACGGGGGCGCTCGAGGCCGCCGCCGTCAACAGTGCGATGCTCGCAGTCGCGGCGGCGCTGGTGATTAACAGCGCACTGTCGCTGTATTACTACTCGCGGCTGGTAAAGGCGGTCTGGATCAACGACCCAGTTGCGGACTTCGAGCGCGAACTCGCCGGGTCGCCGACGGGGCTGTACGCGGCGATCGTCTTCGCTGCCGTGATGACCGTCGTCCTGTTGCCCGGGTTCGGCCCGGTCGCCGATCTGGCGATCGATGCGGCGAGTGCGGTTATCGTCTCCTGA